One genomic window of Carassius carassius unplaced genomic scaffold, fCarCar2.1 SCAFFOLD_65, whole genome shotgun sequence includes the following:
- the LOC132136714 gene encoding signal peptide peptidase-like 2A isoform X2: MAVNVLSFLLLMWFGCQVDGQLAILHASNGSTVREYCLVYNSTWSNISDRLSAAVAYPLLNLTSSQLCVRGQQDSLEGQAVVVTRGSCDFGQKALVAQDLGASVLLIASIKSMLTPTVNNSVFSKMKIPVALVRHRDILDALQVFPQGMEVRLYAPPLPPFDASIIVMFLIAVFTVTMGGFWSGAAEKLKQAPGFESDAAEGRSDSSEVSLYSPLKVLMFVGMMCVMLVLMYFFYRWLVYVIIVIFCLASASALYNCLDSLMTALGCSTLSVSCGERSVSVRSLLIAAVCITLSVIWGVYRNDDRWIWILQDLLGIAFCLNFLKTISLSNFKICVILLSLLLLYDVFFVFITPFLTPNGESIMVQVALGPGAGGKGDRNVVEVPGDQTPSYEKLPVVMRIPQFSALAQNLCMMQFSILGYGDIIIPGLLVAYCHRFDVWMGNSRRVYFISCTVAYAVGLLLTFAVMLLSQMGQPALLYLVPCTLLTSSVLAGVRKEFTHFWSGSGTYQVLDESRKPLLSEGDAGRTAGLRSC, from the exons ATGGCAGTAAATGTGCTGTCGTTCCTCCTGCTGATGTGGTTCGGCTGTCAG GTCGACGGTCAGCTGGCGATTCTGCACGCGTCTAATGGATCTACAGTCAGAGAGTACTGTCTGGTGTACAACTCAACCTGGAGCAACATCTCAGACCGCCTGAGTGCAGCT gtggccTATCCGCTGCTGAACCTGACCTCCAGTCAGCTGTGTGTGAGGGGTCAGCAGGACTCTCTGGAGGGTCAGGCTGTGGTGGTGACGAGGGGCAGCTGTGATTTCGGTCAGAAGGCTCTGGTCGCTCAGGATCTGGGTGCGTCTGTGCTTCTGATCGCCAGCATCAAAAGTATGTTGACGCCTACGGTAAACAACTCTGTGTTCAGTAAGATGAAGATTCCTGTGGCCCTGGTGAGACACCGGGACATCCTGGACGCGCTGCAG GTGTTTCCTCAGGGGATGGAGGTGAGGTTATacgctcctcctcttcctccgttTGACGCCAGCATCATCGTCATGTTTCTGATCGCAGTGTTCACGGTGACCATGGGTGGATTCTGGAGCGGTGCGGCCGAGAA acTGAAGCAGGCCCCGGGGTTCGAGTCTGACGCGGCTGAGGGACGCTCTGACAGCAGTGAGGTCTCGCTCTACTCTCCTCTGAAGGTGCTGATGTTTGTGGGCATGATGTGTGTGATGCTTGTGCTCATGTACTTCTTCTACCGCTGGCTCG TTTATGTGATTATCGTCATATTCTGCCTGGCCTCAGCGTCAGCGCTCTATAACTGTCTGGATTCACTGATGACCGCACTGGGCTGCAGCACACTCag TGTTTCCTGCGGAGAGAGAAGTGTGTCAGTGCGTTCACTGCTGATCGCCGCCGTCTGCATCACGCTGTCTGTCATCTGGGGAGTGTACCGCAACGACGacag GTGGATCTGGATCCTTCAGGATCTGCTGGGAATCGCCTTCTGTCTGAACTTCCTGAAAACCATCAGTCTGTCAAACTTCAAG ATCTGTGTGATTCTGCTCAGTCTGCTGCTGCTCTACGACgtcttcttcgtcttcatcacGCCGTTCCTGACACCG aacgGAGAGAGCATCATGGTGCAGGTGGCTCTGGGCCCCGGCGCTGGAGGGAAG GGTGACCGCAATGTAGTGGAGGTTCCAGGAGACCAAACACCCTCCTACGAGaaa CTGCCGGTGGTGATGCGTATCCCACAGTTCTCTGCGCTGGCTCAGAATCTGTGCATGATGCAGTTCTCCATCCTGGGCTACGGTGACATCATCATACCAG gtctgCTGGTGGCCTACTGTCACAGGTTTGACGTGTGGATGGGGAACTCCAGAAGAGTCTACTTCATCTCCTGCACCGTGG cgtaCGCCGTGGGTCTGCTGCTGACCTTCGCTGTAATGCTGCTGTCTCAGATGGGTCAGCCGGCGCTGCTGTACCTGGTTCCCTGTACGCTCCTGACCAGCTCCGTCCTCGCCGGCGTCCGCAAGGAGTTCACACACTTCTGGAGCGGCTCGGGGACGTATCAG
- the LOC132136714 gene encoding signal peptide peptidase-like 2A isoform X1 codes for MAVNVLSFLLLMWFGCQVDGQLAILHASNGSTVREYCLVYNSTWSNISDRLSAAVAYPLLNLTSSQLCVRGQQDSLEGQAVVVTRGSCDFGQKALVAQDLGASVLLIASIKSMLTPTVNNSVFSKMKIPVALVRHRDILDALQVFPQGMEVRLYAPPLPPFDASIIVMFLIAVFTVTMGGFWSGAAEKLKQAPGFESDAAEGRSDSSEVSLYSPLKVLMFVGMMCVMLVLMYFFYRWLVYVIIVIFCLASASALYNCLDSLMTALGCSTLSVSCGERSVSVRSLLIAAVCITLSVIWGVYRNDDRWIWILQDLLGIAFCLNFLKTISLSNFKICVILLSLLLLYDVFFVFITPFLTPNGESIMVQVALGPGAGGKGDRNVVEVPGDQTPSYEKLPVVMRIPQFSALAQNLCMMQFSILGYGDIIIPGLLVAYCHRFDVWMGNSRRVYFISCTVAYAVGLLLTFAVMLLSQMGQPALLYLVPCTLLTSSVLAGVRKEFTHFWSGSGTYQVLDESRKPLLSVTPVSVSSEGDAGRTAGLRSC; via the exons ATGGCAGTAAATGTGCTGTCGTTCCTCCTGCTGATGTGGTTCGGCTGTCAG GTCGACGGTCAGCTGGCGATTCTGCACGCGTCTAATGGATCTACAGTCAGAGAGTACTGTCTGGTGTACAACTCAACCTGGAGCAACATCTCAGACCGCCTGAGTGCAGCT gtggccTATCCGCTGCTGAACCTGACCTCCAGTCAGCTGTGTGTGAGGGGTCAGCAGGACTCTCTGGAGGGTCAGGCTGTGGTGGTGACGAGGGGCAGCTGTGATTTCGGTCAGAAGGCTCTGGTCGCTCAGGATCTGGGTGCGTCTGTGCTTCTGATCGCCAGCATCAAAAGTATGTTGACGCCTACGGTAAACAACTCTGTGTTCAGTAAGATGAAGATTCCTGTGGCCCTGGTGAGACACCGGGACATCCTGGACGCGCTGCAG GTGTTTCCTCAGGGGATGGAGGTGAGGTTATacgctcctcctcttcctccgttTGACGCCAGCATCATCGTCATGTTTCTGATCGCAGTGTTCACGGTGACCATGGGTGGATTCTGGAGCGGTGCGGCCGAGAA acTGAAGCAGGCCCCGGGGTTCGAGTCTGACGCGGCTGAGGGACGCTCTGACAGCAGTGAGGTCTCGCTCTACTCTCCTCTGAAGGTGCTGATGTTTGTGGGCATGATGTGTGTGATGCTTGTGCTCATGTACTTCTTCTACCGCTGGCTCG TTTATGTGATTATCGTCATATTCTGCCTGGCCTCAGCGTCAGCGCTCTATAACTGTCTGGATTCACTGATGACCGCACTGGGCTGCAGCACACTCag TGTTTCCTGCGGAGAGAGAAGTGTGTCAGTGCGTTCACTGCTGATCGCCGCCGTCTGCATCACGCTGTCTGTCATCTGGGGAGTGTACCGCAACGACGacag GTGGATCTGGATCCTTCAGGATCTGCTGGGAATCGCCTTCTGTCTGAACTTCCTGAAAACCATCAGTCTGTCAAACTTCAAG ATCTGTGTGATTCTGCTCAGTCTGCTGCTGCTCTACGACgtcttcttcgtcttcatcacGCCGTTCCTGACACCG aacgGAGAGAGCATCATGGTGCAGGTGGCTCTGGGCCCCGGCGCTGGAGGGAAG GGTGACCGCAATGTAGTGGAGGTTCCAGGAGACCAAACACCCTCCTACGAGaaa CTGCCGGTGGTGATGCGTATCCCACAGTTCTCTGCGCTGGCTCAGAATCTGTGCATGATGCAGTTCTCCATCCTGGGCTACGGTGACATCATCATACCAG gtctgCTGGTGGCCTACTGTCACAGGTTTGACGTGTGGATGGGGAACTCCAGAAGAGTCTACTTCATCTCCTGCACCGTGG cgtaCGCCGTGGGTCTGCTGCTGACCTTCGCTGTAATGCTGCTGTCTCAGATGGGTCAGCCGGCGCTGCTGTACCTGGTTCCCTGTACGCTCCTGACCAGCTCCGTCCTCGCCGGCGTCCGCAAGGAGTTCACACACTTCTGGAGCGGCTCGGGGACGTATCAG
- the LOC132136714 gene encoding signal peptide peptidase-like 2A isoform X3, with protein MAVNVLSFLLLMWFGCQVDGQLAILHASNGSTVREYCLVYNSTWSNISDRLSAAVAYPLLNLTSSQLCVRGQQDSLEGQAVVVTRGSCDFGQKALVAQDLGASVLLIASIKSMLTPTVNNSVFSKMKIPVALVRHRDILDALQVFPQGMEVRLYAPPLPPFDASIIVMFLIAVFTVTMGGFWSGAAEKLKQAPGFESDAAEGRSDSSEVSLYSPLKVLMFVGMMCVMLVLMYFFYRWLVYVIIVIFCLASASALYNCLDSLMTALGCSTLSVSCGERSVSVRSLLIAAVCITLSVIWGVYRNDDRWIWILQDLLGIAFCLNFLKTISLSNFKICVILLSLLLLYDVFFVFITPFLTPNGESIMVQVALGPGAGGKGDRNVVEVPGDQTPSYEKLPVVMRIPQFSALAQNLCMMQFSILGYGDIIIPGLLVAYCHRFDVWMGNSRRVYFISCTVAYAVGLLLTFAVMLLSQMGQPALLYLVPCTLLTSSVLAGVRKEFTHFWSGSGTYQKETLDAPLD; from the exons ATGGCAGTAAATGTGCTGTCGTTCCTCCTGCTGATGTGGTTCGGCTGTCAG GTCGACGGTCAGCTGGCGATTCTGCACGCGTCTAATGGATCTACAGTCAGAGAGTACTGTCTGGTGTACAACTCAACCTGGAGCAACATCTCAGACCGCCTGAGTGCAGCT gtggccTATCCGCTGCTGAACCTGACCTCCAGTCAGCTGTGTGTGAGGGGTCAGCAGGACTCTCTGGAGGGTCAGGCTGTGGTGGTGACGAGGGGCAGCTGTGATTTCGGTCAGAAGGCTCTGGTCGCTCAGGATCTGGGTGCGTCTGTGCTTCTGATCGCCAGCATCAAAAGTATGTTGACGCCTACGGTAAACAACTCTGTGTTCAGTAAGATGAAGATTCCTGTGGCCCTGGTGAGACACCGGGACATCCTGGACGCGCTGCAG GTGTTTCCTCAGGGGATGGAGGTGAGGTTATacgctcctcctcttcctccgttTGACGCCAGCATCATCGTCATGTTTCTGATCGCAGTGTTCACGGTGACCATGGGTGGATTCTGGAGCGGTGCGGCCGAGAA acTGAAGCAGGCCCCGGGGTTCGAGTCTGACGCGGCTGAGGGACGCTCTGACAGCAGTGAGGTCTCGCTCTACTCTCCTCTGAAGGTGCTGATGTTTGTGGGCATGATGTGTGTGATGCTTGTGCTCATGTACTTCTTCTACCGCTGGCTCG TTTATGTGATTATCGTCATATTCTGCCTGGCCTCAGCGTCAGCGCTCTATAACTGTCTGGATTCACTGATGACCGCACTGGGCTGCAGCACACTCag TGTTTCCTGCGGAGAGAGAAGTGTGTCAGTGCGTTCACTGCTGATCGCCGCCGTCTGCATCACGCTGTCTGTCATCTGGGGAGTGTACCGCAACGACGacag GTGGATCTGGATCCTTCAGGATCTGCTGGGAATCGCCTTCTGTCTGAACTTCCTGAAAACCATCAGTCTGTCAAACTTCAAG ATCTGTGTGATTCTGCTCAGTCTGCTGCTGCTCTACGACgtcttcttcgtcttcatcacGCCGTTCCTGACACCG aacgGAGAGAGCATCATGGTGCAGGTGGCTCTGGGCCCCGGCGCTGGAGGGAAG GGTGACCGCAATGTAGTGGAGGTTCCAGGAGACCAAACACCCTCCTACGAGaaa CTGCCGGTGGTGATGCGTATCCCACAGTTCTCTGCGCTGGCTCAGAATCTGTGCATGATGCAGTTCTCCATCCTGGGCTACGGTGACATCATCATACCAG gtctgCTGGTGGCCTACTGTCACAGGTTTGACGTGTGGATGGGGAACTCCAGAAGAGTCTACTTCATCTCCTGCACCGTGG cgtaCGCCGTGGGTCTGCTGCTGACCTTCGCTGTAATGCTGCTGTCTCAGATGGGTCAGCCGGCGCTGCTGTACCTGGTTCCCTGTACGCTCCTGACCAGCTCCGTCCTCGCCGGCGTCCGCAAGGAGTTCACACACTTCTGGAGCGGCTCGGGGACGTATCAG